A region from the Salicibibacter cibarius genome encodes:
- a CDS encoding dihydrofolate reductase produces the protein MLSMMVAHDRNRGIGKNNAMPWHLPADLSFLKKNTVGKTIVMGRSTFEAIGKPLPERRNIVLTTQKDFEVEGIETVHAIETVLAENERLDEEWVILGGSNVYEQAFPYADRLYVTYIDDSFDVDRFFPAFDQNDWELIWQEKGTKNDKNPYDYWFRMYDRRK, from the coding sequence ATGCTATCCATGATGGTTGCCCACGACCGGAACCGTGGAATTGGGAAAAATAATGCAATGCCTTGGCATTTGCCGGCAGACCTTTCTTTTTTAAAAAAAAATACAGTCGGCAAGACGATTGTGATGGGAAGGTCTACCTTTGAAGCGATTGGGAAACCGTTGCCGGAGCGACGAAACATCGTTTTAACGACGCAAAAAGACTTTGAAGTTGAGGGTATCGAAACGGTTCATGCTATTGAAACGGTTCTGGCAGAAAACGAGCGTTTGGATGAAGAGTGGGTTATTCTCGGCGGGAGTAACGTGTACGAGCAAGCTTTTCCGTATGCGGATCGGCTTTACGTTACCTATATTGATGATTCATTTGATGTTGACCGTTTTTTCCCCGCGTTTGATCAAAATGACTGGGAACTTATATGGCAAGAAAAGGGAACGAAAAATGATAAAAACCCGTATGACTATTGGTTCCGGATGTATGATCGAAGAAAGTAA